One genomic window of Channa argus isolate prfri chromosome 5, Channa argus male v1.0, whole genome shotgun sequence includes the following:
- the ip6k1 gene encoding inositol hexakisphosphate kinase 1: protein MCLPHTNNMDSKVQGMGPGGGASLRSRGGGVPLEPFIHQVGGHTSMMRYDDHTVCKPLISREQRFYESLLPEMKEFTPEYKGVVLVCFEGDSDGYINLVAYPYVESNMEGGTEEREPPEREQPRRKHSRRSLHRSSSSSDHKEERADRREPHDTDNSDNVAELKSPRLDTKIHSDVPFQMLDWNSGMMSEKISYNPWSLRCHKQQLSRMRSESKDRKLFKFLLLENVVHHFSYPCILDLKMGTRQHGDDASEEKAARQMKKCEQSTSATLGVRVCGMQVYQLNTGHYLCRNKYYGRGLSIEGFRQALYQYMHNGKGLRQDLFEPILNKLRSLKAVLERQASYRFYSSSLLIIYEGKETEGPSVLSSGQHAAWQKKTTVAPTEPHNGPASPAPERPCDTDLVQNQDAGSLSTQEPGLMAPPPLSPHPPPQTPPNKSDCYSFLPPPRSPHPYPESPSPSLISFPPPPAPQQPPLVDVRMIDFAHSTYKGFRGDTAVHDGPDRGYVFGLENLVQILESLRDDNLS, encoded by the exons ATGTGCCTCCCTCACACCAACAACATGGACAGCAAAGTGCAGGGGATGGGGCCGGGGGGAGGGGCTTCACTTCGATCACGAGGAGGAGGCGTTCCACTGGAGCCCTTCATACACCAG gtggGGGGTCATACCAGTATGATGCGTTACGATGACCACACAGTGTGTAAACCTCTGATCAGCAGAGAGCAGCGTTTCTACGAGTCTTTGCTTCCAGAGATGAAGGAGTTCACTCCGGAGTATAAAG GTGTGGTGCTGGTTTGTTTTGAAGGGGACTCTGATGGCTACATCAACCTGGTGGCCTACCCCTATGTGGAGAGCAACATGGAGGGAGGGACCGAGGAGCGTGAACCTCCAGAGAGAGAGCAGCCGAGGAGGAAACACTCCCGCCGCAGCCTCCATcgctcctcgtcctcctccgaTCACAAGGAGGAGCGAGCTGACAGGAGGGAGCCTCACGACACTGACAACTCTGATaa TGTTGCAGAGCTGAAGAGTCCCAGGCTTGACACAAAGATCCACTCAGATGTTCCCTTCCAGATGTTGGACTGGAACAGTGGGATGATGTCAGAGAAAATCAGCTACAACCCTTGGAGCCTCCGCTGccacaaacagcagctcagccgCATGAGATCTGAATCTAAGGATCGCAAACTCTTCA AATTTCTATTGTTGGAGAACGTTGTTCACCACTTCTCTTACCCCTGCATACTGGACCTGAAGATGGGCACCAGGCAGCACGGAGACGACGCCTCTGAGGAGAAGGCAGCCAGGCAGATGAAGAAATGTGAACAGAGCACTTCAGCAACACTGGGAGTCAGAGTGTGTGGCATGCAG GTGTACCAGCTCAACACCGGTCACTACCTCTGCAGGAACAAGTACTACGGCCGTGGGCTGTCCATCGAAGGCTTCCGCCAGGCCCTCTACCAGTACATGCACAACGGGAAGGGCCTGAGGCAGGACCTCTTTGAGCCAATCCTGAATAAGCTTCGCAGCTTGAAGGCAGTGCTGGAGAGGCAGGCGTCCTATCGCTTCTATTCATCTTCACTGCTCATCATCTATGAGGGAAAG GAAACTGAGGGCCCTTCAGTCCTCAGCTCTGGGCAACATGCAGCCTGGCAAAAGAAGACCACTGTGGCCCCTACAGAGCCTCACAATGGCCCCGCTTCTCCAGCCCCTGAACGTCCCTGTGACACAGACTTGGTCCAGAACCAAGACGCGGGGTCACTGTCCACTCAGGAACCTGGACTGATGGCTCCACCACCCCtgtctcctcatcctcctccacaGACCCCACCAAACAAATCGGACTGCTACTCCTTCCTCCCACCTCCCCGCTCACCTCACCCTTATCCTGAATCTCCTTCTCCCAGTTTAATTTCCTTCCCCCCACCTCCTGCACCCCAGCAACCCCCTCTGGTGGACGTCCGTATGATTGACTTTGCCCACTCCACGTACAAGGGTTTCCGTGGTGACACAGCGGTACACGATGGCCCTGACCGGGGCTACGTGTTTGGACTGGAGAACCTTGTCCAGATCCTGGAGAGCCTACGGGATGACAACCTGTCATAA
- the asb14a gene encoding dynein axonemal heavy chain 12 isoform X2 → MEFQRFGIQEEDDEDDTATQFMIEQSLLESNKQRETHKDSTTRGNRSSEPDATDNSTIFTAIRQGHEKVLKDLCDKQKDRFLQTDSRGWIPLHEAAAQRNQTILEVTYKASGPDSVECRTRRGQTPLFLAVERGLMENASFLLKHGAQLDSQDQDQDSPLLAAIRSDHIDLVKLLLLRGSNVNQEGCHGRRPLHEASRLGKAASVTLLLDAGAWVDPRSHYGLTPLALAAQGGHLEVVEILLRRGADVLSEAQDEASILYEASSSGNPAVISLLLEYGADANVAKQTGHMPIHRVAHRGHLQGLKLLIPVTSIGEVNDSGISPLHSAAAGGHTHCIKALLDAGYDPNYMLHPWVRRNYDDERKSALFFAVSNNDVPSAKLLLEAGAMANQDPVKCLQVALRLGSHELINLLLRYGANVNYYCKINTTHFPSALQYALKDEVVLRMLCNYGYDVERCFDCPYGNSTHIPEDYEGWSNSVIKDTMFCEVITVSWLKSLSGHVVRILLDYVDHVTLCSKLKAAVMEQEQWPDICRLQENVRSLQHLCRLRIRHCLGRLRLRSPVFMSYLPLPRQLKNYILYQEYDLQGWQSRTLR, encoded by the exons ATGGAGTTTCAGCGCTTTGGGATTcaggaagaagatgatgaagacGATACAGCAACTCAGTTCATGATTGAGCAGAGTCTGCTGGAGAGCAACAAACAGAGGGAAACCCACAAAGACTCCACCACACGAGGCAACAGGAG CTCTGAGCCTGACGCCACAGACAACAGCACGATCTTCACTGCAATAAGACAAG GTCATGAGAAGGTCCTGAAGGATCTGTgtgacaaacagaaagacaggtttttacagacagacagcagaggtTGGATTCCTCTCCACGAAGCAGCAGCTCAGAGGAACCAAACCATCCTGGAGGTAACATACAAAG CTTCAGGACCGGACTCTGTGGAGTGTCGAACTCGCCGTGGTCAGACTCCTCTCTTCCTGGCAGTAGAACGGGGACTAATGGAAAACGCCTCCTTTCTCCTCAAACATGGAGCCCAGCTGGATAGCCAGGACCAGGACCAGGACTCGCCCCTGCTTGCAG CAATTCGCTCAGACCACATTGACCTGGTGAAGCTGCTGCTCCTGCGGGGCTCCAATGTTAATCAAGAGGGCTGCCACGGTCGCCGCCCCCTTCACGAGGCGTCGCGGCTGGGCAAAGCAGCCTCGGTGACTCTGCTGCTGGACGCCGGAGCCTGGGTTGACCCTCGCAGCCACTATGGCCTCACGCCACTGGCTCTCGCAGCTCAAGGAGGACACCTGGAGGTGGTGGAGATACTATTGAGGAGAG GGGCCGACGTCTTGTCCGAGGCACAGGATGAGGCGTCCATCTTGTACGAGGCGTCTTCCTCTGGAAATCCAGCTGTCATCAGTCTGCTGCTGGAATACGGCGCCGACGCCAACGTCGCTAAACAAACAGGACACATGCCAATCCACCGTGTGGCCCACAGAGGACACCTGCA AGGTTTGAAGCTGCTGATTCCAGTAACTTCCATTGGCGAAGTAAACGACAGCGGGATAAGTCCTCtacactctgctgctgcaggaggacacacacactgcatcaag GCCTTGTTAGATGCAGGTTATGACCCCAATTACATGCTCCATCCCTGGGTTCGCCGCAACTATGATGACGAGAGGAAGTCTGCGCTTTTCTTTGCCGTCTCCAATAACGACGTGCCGTCAGCCAAACTGCTGCTCGAAGCTGGAGCCATGGCCAACCAAGACCCAGTCAAAtgtctgcag GTTGCTCTGCGTCTGGGCAGCCATGAGTTGATCAACCTGTTGCTGAGGTATGGAGCCAACGTCAACTACTACTGCAAAATAAACACGACGCACTTCCCCTCGGCCCTGCAGTACGCACTGAAGGATGAG gtGGTTCTCAGGATGCTGTGTAACTATGGTTACGATGTAGAGCGGTGCTTCGACTGTCCCTACGGCAACAGCACCCACATCCCCGAAGACTACGAGGGATGGAGCAACAGTGTGATCAAAGACACCATG tTCTGCGAGGTGATCACCGTCTCCTGGTTGAAGTCTCTCTCAGGTCACGTTGTTCGCATCTTGCTGGACTACGTGGATCATGTGACCTTGTGCTCCAAGCTGAAGGCGGCTGTGATGGAACAGGAGCAGTGGCCCGACATCTGCAGGTTGCAAG AAAATGTTCGCAGTTTGCAGCATCTCTGTCGCCTGCGGATCCGCCATTGTCTCGGCCGCCTCCGTCTTCGATCACCTGTCTTCATGAGCTACCTGCCGCTACCAAGGCAACTGAAGAACTACATCCTGTACCAGGAGTATGATCTGCAAGGCTGGCAGAGCAGAACGCTGCGGTGA
- the asb14a gene encoding dynein axonemal heavy chain 12 isoform X1, which produces MCRDCSSKKTTQPNTKPQGAFNVDNMEFQRFGIQEEDDEDDTATQFMIEQSLLESNKQRETHKDSTTRGNRSSEPDATDNSTIFTAIRQGHEKVLKDLCDKQKDRFLQTDSRGWIPLHEAAAQRNQTILEVTYKASGPDSVECRTRRGQTPLFLAVERGLMENASFLLKHGAQLDSQDQDQDSPLLAAIRSDHIDLVKLLLLRGSNVNQEGCHGRRPLHEASRLGKAASVTLLLDAGAWVDPRSHYGLTPLALAAQGGHLEVVEILLRRGADVLSEAQDEASILYEASSSGNPAVISLLLEYGADANVAKQTGHMPIHRVAHRGHLQGLKLLIPVTSIGEVNDSGISPLHSAAAGGHTHCIKALLDAGYDPNYMLHPWVRRNYDDERKSALFFAVSNNDVPSAKLLLEAGAMANQDPVKCLQVALRLGSHELINLLLRYGANVNYYCKINTTHFPSALQYALKDEVVLRMLCNYGYDVERCFDCPYGNSTHIPEDYEGWSNSVIKDTMFCEVITVSWLKSLSGHVVRILLDYVDHVTLCSKLKAAVMEQEQWPDICRLQENVRSLQHLCRLRIRHCLGRLRLRSPVFMSYLPLPRQLKNYILYQEYDLQGWQSRTLR; this is translated from the exons ATGTGCAGAGACTGCAGCTCGAAAAAAACAACCCAACCCAACACAAAAccacaag GAGCCTTTAATGTGGACAACATGGAGTTTCAGCGCTTTGGGATTcaggaagaagatgatgaagacGATACAGCAACTCAGTTCATGATTGAGCAGAGTCTGCTGGAGAGCAACAAACAGAGGGAAACCCACAAAGACTCCACCACACGAGGCAACAGGAG CTCTGAGCCTGACGCCACAGACAACAGCACGATCTTCACTGCAATAAGACAAG GTCATGAGAAGGTCCTGAAGGATCTGTgtgacaaacagaaagacaggtttttacagacagacagcagaggtTGGATTCCTCTCCACGAAGCAGCAGCTCAGAGGAACCAAACCATCCTGGAGGTAACATACAAAG CTTCAGGACCGGACTCTGTGGAGTGTCGAACTCGCCGTGGTCAGACTCCTCTCTTCCTGGCAGTAGAACGGGGACTAATGGAAAACGCCTCCTTTCTCCTCAAACATGGAGCCCAGCTGGATAGCCAGGACCAGGACCAGGACTCGCCCCTGCTTGCAG CAATTCGCTCAGACCACATTGACCTGGTGAAGCTGCTGCTCCTGCGGGGCTCCAATGTTAATCAAGAGGGCTGCCACGGTCGCCGCCCCCTTCACGAGGCGTCGCGGCTGGGCAAAGCAGCCTCGGTGACTCTGCTGCTGGACGCCGGAGCCTGGGTTGACCCTCGCAGCCACTATGGCCTCACGCCACTGGCTCTCGCAGCTCAAGGAGGACACCTGGAGGTGGTGGAGATACTATTGAGGAGAG GGGCCGACGTCTTGTCCGAGGCACAGGATGAGGCGTCCATCTTGTACGAGGCGTCTTCCTCTGGAAATCCAGCTGTCATCAGTCTGCTGCTGGAATACGGCGCCGACGCCAACGTCGCTAAACAAACAGGACACATGCCAATCCACCGTGTGGCCCACAGAGGACACCTGCA AGGTTTGAAGCTGCTGATTCCAGTAACTTCCATTGGCGAAGTAAACGACAGCGGGATAAGTCCTCtacactctgctgctgcaggaggacacacacactgcatcaag GCCTTGTTAGATGCAGGTTATGACCCCAATTACATGCTCCATCCCTGGGTTCGCCGCAACTATGATGACGAGAGGAAGTCTGCGCTTTTCTTTGCCGTCTCCAATAACGACGTGCCGTCAGCCAAACTGCTGCTCGAAGCTGGAGCCATGGCCAACCAAGACCCAGTCAAAtgtctgcag GTTGCTCTGCGTCTGGGCAGCCATGAGTTGATCAACCTGTTGCTGAGGTATGGAGCCAACGTCAACTACTACTGCAAAATAAACACGACGCACTTCCCCTCGGCCCTGCAGTACGCACTGAAGGATGAG gtGGTTCTCAGGATGCTGTGTAACTATGGTTACGATGTAGAGCGGTGCTTCGACTGTCCCTACGGCAACAGCACCCACATCCCCGAAGACTACGAGGGATGGAGCAACAGTGTGATCAAAGACACCATG tTCTGCGAGGTGATCACCGTCTCCTGGTTGAAGTCTCTCTCAGGTCACGTTGTTCGCATCTTGCTGGACTACGTGGATCATGTGACCTTGTGCTCCAAGCTGAAGGCGGCTGTGATGGAACAGGAGCAGTGGCCCGACATCTGCAGGTTGCAAG AAAATGTTCGCAGTTTGCAGCATCTCTGTCGCCTGCGGATCCGCCATTGTCTCGGCCGCCTCCGTCTTCGATCACCTGTCTTCATGAGCTACCTGCCGCTACCAAGGCAACTGAAGAACTACATCCTGTACCAGGAGTATGATCTGCAAGGCTGGCAGAGCAGAACGCTGCGGTGA